A window from Sinorhizobium fredii encodes these proteins:
- the tkt gene encoding transketolase, whose protein sequence is MISREKHDRMANAIRFLSMDAVEKANSGHPGLPMGAADIATVLFTRYLSFDPKNPAWANRDRFVLSAGHGSMLLYSLLYLTGYEDITIDEIRNFRQLGSRTAGHPEYGHAAGIETTTGPLGQGIANAVGMALAERKLRDEFGSDLIEHFTYVIAGDGCLMEGISQEAIALAGHLKLNKLIVFWDDNNISIDGPISIADSTDQHARFRASKWHTIAVDGHDPEAIAAAIEEAQKSDKPTMIACKTVIGFGAPNKAGTHKVHGSPLGAEEIAATRKALGWEAEAFTVPADVLDAWRSAGERSAETRRAWEAKLEAAEKRAEFVRRFSGELEAGLAPAISAYKQKLAETKPSPATRKASEDALEVINGVLNETIGGSADLTGSNNTKTSQTHSITPDNFSGRYVHYGVREHGMAAAMNGMALHGGLIPYSGGFLIFSDYCRPSIRLAALMGIRVIHVLTHDSIGLGEDGPTHQPVEHLASLRAIPNLLVFRPADATETAECWQLALESRNRPSAIALTRQNLMAVRTEFKEENLCARGAYELVPAKDAKVTLFATGSEVEIAVKASQALQEKGISARVVSVPCVELFAEQSDDYQKAIVGNSPVKIAIEAGVRQGWDHIIGSDGTFVGMSSFGASGPYKELYKHFGITPEAVVAAAEAKLS, encoded by the coding sequence ATGATCTCTCGCGAAAAACACGACCGGATGGCGAATGCAATCCGTTTCCTCTCCATGGACGCCGTCGAGAAGGCAAATTCCGGCCACCCGGGTCTACCGATGGGGGCGGCCGACATAGCAACGGTCCTCTTCACCCGCTACCTGAGCTTCGACCCGAAAAACCCCGCCTGGGCGAACCGCGACCGCTTCGTGCTGTCGGCCGGCCACGGCTCGATGCTGCTCTATTCGCTGCTCTATCTCACCGGCTACGAAGACATCACCATCGACGAGATCAGGAATTTCCGCCAGCTCGGCTCGCGGACCGCCGGCCATCCGGAATACGGCCATGCCGCCGGCATCGAAACGACCACGGGGCCGCTCGGCCAGGGCATTGCCAATGCCGTCGGCATGGCGCTCGCCGAGCGCAAGCTGCGCGACGAATTCGGCAGCGACCTCATCGAGCACTTCACCTATGTGATCGCCGGCGACGGCTGCCTGATGGAAGGCATCAGCCAGGAGGCGATCGCGCTTGCCGGCCATCTGAAGCTCAACAAGCTCATCGTCTTCTGGGACGACAACAACATCTCGATTGACGGGCCGATCTCGATCGCCGACTCGACCGATCAGCACGCCCGCTTCCGTGCGTCCAAGTGGCATACGATCGCCGTCGACGGCCATGATCCGGAAGCGATCGCCGCGGCGATCGAGGAGGCGCAGAAGTCCGACAAGCCGACGATGATCGCCTGCAAGACCGTCATCGGCTTCGGTGCGCCGAACAAGGCCGGCACCCACAAGGTGCACGGCTCGCCGCTCGGCGCCGAGGAGATCGCCGCGACCCGCAAGGCGCTCGGTTGGGAAGCCGAAGCCTTCACCGTTCCCGCCGACGTGCTCGACGCCTGGCGCAGCGCCGGCGAGCGCTCGGCCGAGACGCGCAGGGCATGGGAGGCAAAGCTCGAGGCCGCTGAGAAGAGGGCCGAATTCGTGCGCCGCTTCTCCGGCGAACTCGAAGCGGGCCTCGCCCCGGCGATCAGCGCCTACAAGCAGAAGCTCGCCGAGACCAAGCCGTCGCCGGCCACCCGCAAGGCTTCCGAGGATGCGCTGGAAGTCATCAACGGCGTGCTCAACGAGACGATCGGCGGCTCGGCCGACCTGACCGGCTCCAACAACACCAAGACGAGCCAGACGCATTCGATCACGCCGGACAATTTCTCCGGCCGTTACGTCCACTACGGCGTACGCGAGCACGGCATGGCCGCCGCCATGAACGGCATGGCGCTGCATGGCGGACTAATCCCCTATTCGGGCGGCTTCCTGATCTTCTCGGACTATTGCCGTCCGTCGATCCGGCTTGCCGCACTAATGGGCATTCGCGTCATCCACGTCCTGACCCACGATTCGATCGGTCTCGGCGAGGACGGCCCGACGCACCAGCCTGTCGAGCACCTGGCCTCGCTGCGCGCCATCCCCAACCTCCTGGTGTTTCGCCCGGCCGACGCGACGGAAACGGCGGAGTGCTGGCAGCTCGCACTCGAAAGCCGCAATCGCCCGTCCGCCATCGCGCTGACGCGCCAGAACCTGATGGCGGTGCGTACCGAATTCAAGGAAGAAAACCTCTGCGCCCGCGGCGCCTATGAGCTGGTCCCCGCGAAGGATGCGAAGGTGACGCTCTTCGCCACCGGCTCGGAAGTGGAGATCGCCGTCAAGGCCAGCCAGGCGCTGCAGGAGAAGGGCATTTCCGCCCGCGTCGTTTCCGTGCCCTGCGTCGAGCTTTTCGCGGAGCAGAGCGACGACTATCAGAAGGCGATCGTCGGCAATTCGCCGGTCAAGATCGCCATCGAAGCCGGCGTCCGCCAGGGCTGGGATCATATCATCGGCAGCGACGGCACCTTCGTCGGCATGTCGAGCTTCGGCGCTTCCGGTCCCTACAAGGAACTCTACAAGCACTTCGGCATCACGCCGGAAGCGGTTGTCGCGGCCGCCGAAGCCAAGCTGTCCTGA
- a CDS encoding helix-turn-helix transcriptional regulator, with the protein MTNRTIIYTRSAGTAGNAEHLRNTQLQAATAAAILSGCPTRRDAQGEPKLLNSVPMVEPIAASDKTFRSIVETLTPMDTFVIASLGVLADTPTALIGRLSRVIATGCKLIIADLPHVDIGTIRQTAMAFVPLEQKAEKLSTELDSLYASRSEERATYARECQRQIIDTLYRRGIDLSDLLGDDKPKQPVDDIRGKRLRQLRESLSLSAAEAGPLVLAVGSDRAFSKQDVSEIETGKAKPEKMDLYEIAIRAEVGRRKVAAKLDREIAKQSGQPVTATEQEVLNRVIKPAQKGNDNAHI; encoded by the coding sequence ATGACTAATCGAACAATCATCTACACGCGGAGTGCAGGGACGGCGGGCAACGCGGAGCATTTGCGGAACACGCAACTGCAAGCCGCGACGGCTGCGGCCATACTTTCTGGCTGTCCGACGCGCCGCGACGCACAGGGTGAGCCGAAGCTGTTGAACTCAGTGCCGATGGTCGAGCCGATCGCTGCGAGCGACAAAACGTTTCGCAGTATTGTGGAGACGCTGACGCCAATGGACACGTTCGTGATCGCGTCGCTTGGTGTTCTGGCAGATACCCCAACAGCCCTCATAGGGCGTCTCTCACGAGTTATCGCGACGGGCTGCAAGCTGATCATCGCGGACCTGCCACATGTGGACATCGGGACCATCCGGCAAACGGCAATGGCCTTCGTTCCGTTGGAGCAGAAAGCCGAAAAGCTAAGCACTGAGCTTGATAGCCTCTACGCGAGCCGGAGCGAAGAGCGGGCGACCTATGCGCGGGAGTGCCAACGCCAGATCATCGATACGTTGTACAGGCGTGGCATCGATCTCTCGGACTTGCTTGGCGACGACAAGCCGAAACAGCCCGTAGACGACATTCGGGGCAAGCGACTTCGCCAGCTGCGAGAAAGCCTTTCACTCAGTGCGGCTGAGGCAGGCCCGCTAGTCCTCGCCGTAGGGTCTGACAGGGCGTTCTCTAAACAGGATGTGAGCGAAATCGAGACCGGGAAGGCCAAGCCCGAAAAAATGGACCTGTACGAAATCGCCATCCGGGCCGAAGTCGGACGCCGGAAGGTGGCAGCGAAGCTAGATCGTGAGATTGCCAAGCAGTCAGGCCAGCCCGTCACGGCGACGGAGCAAGAGGTGCTCAACAGAGTGATCAAGCCAGCACAGAAGGGCAACGACAATGCACACATTTAA
- a CDS encoding phosphoglycerate kinase: MAFKTLDDLTDIAGKRVLVRVDLNVPVKDGQVTDTTRIERVAPTIRELSEKGAKVILLAHFGRPKGEPVADMSLKAIAPAVEEILDQRVHFAADCIGDKAANAIADMNDGDVLLLENTRFHKGEEKNDPAFVTALAANGDIYVNDAFSAAHRAHASTEGLAQHLPAYAGRTMQAELEALEKGLGNPKRPVVAIVGGAKVSTKIDLLQNLVKKVDALVIGGGMANTFLAAQGIDVGKSLCEHDLAETAKSIIAAAEAAGCAIVLPEDGVVAREFKAGADHEVVDIKAIPADAMVLDVGPKSVTAISDWISRAETLVWNGPLGAFEIAPFDKATVAAAKHAASRTRQGSLVSVAGGGDTVAALNHAEVADDFSYVSTAGGAFLEWMEGKPLPGVDILHQQK, from the coding sequence ATGGCTTTCAAGACCCTTGACGATCTGACCGATATCGCCGGCAAACGCGTGCTGGTGCGCGTCGATCTCAATGTGCCGGTCAAGGACGGTCAGGTGACCGACACCACCCGCATCGAGCGCGTGGCGCCGACGATCCGCGAACTCTCCGAAAAAGGGGCGAAGGTCATCCTGCTTGCCCATTTCGGCCGCCCGAAGGGCGAACCGGTCGCCGACATGTCGCTGAAGGCGATCGCCCCTGCCGTCGAGGAAATCCTCGACCAGCGCGTCCACTTCGCCGCCGACTGCATCGGTGACAAGGCCGCCAATGCGATAGCCGACATGAATGACGGCGACGTGCTGCTGCTCGAAAACACCCGCTTCCACAAGGGCGAGGAAAAGAACGATCCGGCCTTCGTCACGGCATTGGCCGCCAATGGCGACATCTATGTCAACGACGCCTTTTCCGCAGCGCACCGCGCCCATGCCTCGACCGAGGGCCTGGCACAGCACCTGCCCGCCTATGCCGGCCGCACCATGCAGGCCGAACTCGAGGCACTCGAAAAGGGTCTCGGCAATCCGAAGCGTCCGGTCGTCGCTATCGTCGGCGGCGCAAAGGTGTCGACCAAGATCGACCTGCTGCAGAACCTCGTGAAGAAGGTCGACGCGCTCGTCATCGGCGGCGGCATGGCCAACACCTTCCTCGCCGCCCAAGGCATCGATGTCGGCAAGTCGCTCTGCGAGCACGATCTTGCCGAAACGGCAAAGTCGATTATCGCCGCGGCGGAAGCCGCCGGATGTGCCATCGTGCTGCCGGAAGACGGCGTCGTCGCCCGCGAATTCAAGGCAGGCGCCGACCACGAGGTCGTCGACATCAAGGCGATCCCGGCCGACGCAATGGTGCTCGATGTCGGGCCGAAATCCGTCACTGCCATCAGCGACTGGATCTCGCGCGCTGAAACCCTCGTCTGGAACGGTCCGCTCGGAGCCTTCGAAATCGCCCCCTTCGACAAAGCGACGGTGGCCGCCGCCAAGCATGCGGCCAGCCGCACCCGTCAGGGCTCGCTCGTCTCGGTCGCCGGCGGCGGCGATACGGTCGCTGCCCTAAACCACGCCGAGGTCGCCGACGATTTCTCCTATGTTTCCACCGCCGGCGGCGCCTTCCTCGAATGGATGGAAGGCAAGCCGCTGCCCGGTGTCGATATCCTCCACCAGCAGAAGTAG
- a CDS encoding site-specific integrase has protein sequence MSVSKTAVEARKLALAAGKRIEKPIPKHSGLYIVSQPTGAQSWAYRYRRPTDGRQAKLTLGPLSTYAPGDEGYAGPEEPTFGDPLDVDAAWGLVQECQKMLRRKIDPGETVKQMKAGGEEIILSAATDGWTFEALLMKFIDWYQPNRETTKRQTAYWLGLKPDGRGGWEHTGNGILGKWKGRVFSRYDGTPVMTAVDANEAMSSLTKVSRNRTRSALKVFSGWASEFGQNGRPYVAIDPFAGMKRKRQDREKPGGEQGVRVLEDWEIAALWKAVMAEPDAYGLGALLILTTAQRPEMTFEARYEHMDFAEREWRIPAEHSKVDRPHRVPLSEMALWIIAQLPTTSGYLFQPKGSGKRPLNKHTRPKDRLRDGADKVAREAGRPSLEHWTYKHLQKTAITHMERPPLRVPPHVTKAVQQHSQGTRTDQAYRGYEYDEEKHEALEKWGKQLAKITS, from the coding sequence ATGAGCGTAAGCAAAACCGCCGTGGAGGCGCGCAAGCTCGCATTGGCCGCAGGAAAGCGCATTGAGAAGCCAATCCCCAAGCATTCCGGTCTTTATATAGTCAGCCAGCCGACAGGTGCGCAATCGTGGGCCTATCGCTACAGGCGACCGACTGACGGCCGACAGGCAAAGCTGACGCTCGGACCCCTCAGCACCTATGCCCCCGGAGATGAAGGCTACGCTGGACCGGAAGAGCCGACCTTTGGCGATCCGCTCGACGTGGACGCTGCTTGGGGATTAGTGCAAGAATGCCAAAAGATGCTGCGCCGGAAGATCGATCCGGGTGAGACCGTCAAGCAGATGAAGGCGGGCGGAGAGGAAATCATCCTATCGGCTGCAACGGATGGCTGGACCTTCGAAGCACTGCTTATGAAGTTCATAGATTGGTATCAGCCCAATCGCGAAACCACGAAGCGACAGACCGCCTATTGGCTAGGCCTGAAACCGGACGGCAGAGGCGGCTGGGAGCACACAGGCAACGGCATCCTAGGCAAGTGGAAAGGCCGTGTCTTCTCCCGCTATGATGGCACGCCGGTCATGACCGCTGTGGACGCTAACGAGGCGATGTCCTCACTAACGAAAGTCAGCCGCAACCGGACCCGTTCAGCTTTGAAGGTGTTTAGCGGCTGGGCTTCGGAGTTCGGCCAGAACGGCAGACCTTATGTGGCGATAGACCCGTTTGCGGGGATGAAGCGTAAGCGACAGGATCGGGAGAAGCCGGGAGGCGAACAAGGCGTTCGTGTCTTGGAGGATTGGGAGATCGCCGCTCTTTGGAAAGCCGTCATGGCGGAACCGGACGCCTACGGACTGGGTGCCTTGCTCATCCTGACGACGGCGCAGCGGCCGGAAATGACCTTTGAGGCCCGCTATGAACATATGGACTTCGCCGAACGTGAATGGCGCATTCCGGCCGAGCACAGCAAAGTAGACAGACCGCACAGGGTCCCGCTGTCCGAAATGGCCCTATGGATCATCGCTCAACTGCCGACAACGAGCGGCTATCTGTTCCAGCCGAAAGGTAGCGGAAAGCGACCGCTGAACAAGCACACACGCCCCAAGGATCGGTTGCGAGATGGGGCCGACAAGGTAGCCCGCGAAGCTGGCAGACCGTCGCTAGAGCACTGGACGTATAAGCATCTCCAAAAGACGGCGATCACGCATATGGAACGACCGCCGCTGCGTGTGCCGCCGCATGTGACGAAGGCCGTTCAACAGCATTCGCAGGGCACGAGGACCGATCAGGCTTACCGGGGCTATGAGTATGACGAAGAGAAGCACGAGGCCTTGGAGAAGTGGGGCAAACAGCTGGCGAAGATCACAAGCTAG
- a CDS encoding DEAD/DEAH box helicase family protein, producing the protein MRYTKYSVSTLKLQDDLLFFSLSKARPTSFDHLLNITWEEIDVDPTEFEGFNQRVERALRKRFAERDHFPSEENWDGLRAIIQTIKAMAAETAQTSYFVSPLPTGMGKTTAIAVAVGELIRLGEKTGIMILVDRLEQIDALIAEIGLKPHQYAVRTADKNKDLNSKGVGEDTGDDNYRNDRAQVLFTTQQRLYALASKGLGLKNMRQFDYRGKPRQVKIWDEAILPALPRTVSADDIKHLLRPLRTHGFISQRDALNALATRMEESVGNCIPTMPDIDFSAVKPFLSADQVVIVEGLERMAEGKALIRHDPFDHTVALYYDELLPPDFAPLLILDASGRLRKSYELWSHGRGNLEFLSGGRKAYHNLTIRHWNRGAGKITQRRLKDRLEIAQGVAEVAATTTEPEVLIIHQPTQTNAPATDMEHVIGETVKRRMEVEGRVPPKLHFLAWGWHTGINKFRDVKHVIVVGLNQYSKPQQEAAFRAAHGKSLATVYSDADIDAFHAGEVAHHLFQAVGRGALRKVHGDDCPKGCQLDVIFAECKPIDRDLLRATFPDAKIDPWWPLGETLIPTEQRLVDELERIAPDRVGGLPGWVKQRQLAEAVGIDARNIIEALNRPRVVQELARRGIKLVRKRGDRRGIAAIRFAEPLRGDDPLIAVDDPILRRVRRNRRRNHGG; encoded by the coding sequence ATGAGATACACCAAATATAGCGTTTCGACGCTGAAACTTCAAGACGATCTGCTCTTCTTTTCGCTCTCCAAGGCTAGGCCTACGTCGTTTGATCATCTTTTGAACATCACGTGGGAAGAAATCGACGTTGATCCCACTGAGTTCGAAGGTTTCAATCAGCGGGTTGAACGAGCTTTGCGCAAGCGCTTTGCCGAACGTGATCATTTTCCGTCCGAAGAGAATTGGGATGGCCTTCGGGCGATCATCCAGACCATCAAGGCGATGGCCGCAGAGACCGCACAGACGAGCTACTTTGTCTCGCCACTGCCCACAGGTATGGGGAAAACGACAGCCATCGCTGTAGCGGTCGGAGAATTGATCCGCCTAGGCGAAAAAACCGGGATTATGATTTTGGTCGATAGGCTAGAGCAAATCGACGCGCTGATAGCGGAGATCGGCCTTAAACCACATCAATACGCGGTTCGCACTGCCGACAAAAACAAAGACCTTAACAGCAAGGGAGTTGGCGAAGACACAGGAGACGACAATTACAGAAACGACCGTGCCCAAGTTCTATTCACGACACAACAGCGGCTGTATGCGCTGGCTAGCAAGGGCCTTGGCCTCAAGAACATGAGGCAATTTGACTATCGCGGCAAACCCCGCCAAGTAAAAATATGGGATGAAGCTATCCTTCCGGCTCTGCCCCGTACTGTTTCCGCTGACGATATCAAGCACTTGCTGCGACCTCTTCGAACACACGGCTTCATCAGTCAGCGTGACGCACTGAACGCCTTGGCAACTCGTATGGAGGAGAGCGTTGGCAACTGTATTCCCACAATGCCTGACATAGACTTTTCGGCTGTAAAACCCTTTCTGAGCGCTGATCAGGTCGTCATTGTCGAAGGACTTGAACGAATGGCAGAGGGCAAAGCCTTGATCCGCCACGACCCATTCGACCATACGGTTGCACTCTATTACGACGAGTTGCTGCCGCCAGATTTCGCACCACTCCTGATCCTTGACGCAAGCGGCAGGCTTCGTAAGTCGTATGAACTATGGTCGCACGGTCGCGGCAATCTGGAGTTTTTGTCAGGAGGGAGAAAGGCTTATCACAATCTCACCATTCGGCATTGGAACCGTGGTGCGGGCAAGATCACGCAACGCCGCTTGAAAGACCGCCTTGAGATCGCCCAAGGTGTTGCGGAAGTCGCGGCAACCACAACAGAGCCGGAAGTCTTGATCATTCATCAGCCGACACAAACGAATGCCCCGGCCACAGACATGGAACATGTGATAGGCGAGACTGTAAAACGTCGTATGGAGGTCGAAGGCAGAGTGCCGCCAAAGCTGCATTTCTTGGCTTGGGGCTGGCACACAGGCATCAACAAATTCCGCGATGTAAAACACGTGATCGTGGTGGGCTTGAACCAATACAGCAAGCCACAGCAAGAGGCAGCTTTTCGGGCTGCGCACGGCAAATCGCTTGCCACCGTGTACAGCGACGCTGACATTGACGCCTTTCACGCTGGCGAAGTCGCACACCATCTTTTTCAGGCTGTCGGTCGTGGCGCACTCCGCAAGGTGCATGGCGACGACTGCCCTAAAGGCTGTCAGCTGGACGTCATCTTTGCGGAGTGCAAACCCATTGATCGGGATTTGCTCCGCGCGACGTTTCCAGACGCAAAAATTGATCCGTGGTGGCCTCTTGGCGAAACGTTGATACCAACCGAGCAACGGCTTGTTGACGAGCTAGAACGGATTGCACCGGATCGGGTCGGCGGCTTGCCGGGTTGGGTCAAACAGCGGCAGTTGGCCGAAGCCGTGGGGATCGATGCTCGGAATATCATTGAGGCTCTAAACCGGCCGCGTGTTGTTCAGGAACTAGCTCGCCGAGGGATCAAGCTAGTGCGTAAGCGGGGAGATCGCCGTGGCATCGCCGCAATCCGGTTTGCTGAGCCACTTAGGGGCGATGATCCGTTGATTGCTGTAGATGACCCGATCTTGCGCCGGGTGAGGCGCAATCGGCGTCGGAACCATGGCGGCTGA
- the gap gene encoding type I glyceraldehyde-3-phosphate dehydrogenase, with protein sequence MTVKVAINGFGRIGRNVLRAIVESGRTDIEVVAINDLGPVETNAHLLRFDSIHGRFPADVKVDGDAIVINSGKPIKVTAIRNPAELPHKDLSVDVAMECTGIFTARDKAAAHLEAGAKRVIVSAPADGADLTVVYGVNHDKLTKDHLVISNASCTTNCLAPVAKVLNDAIGIDHGMMTTIHSYTNDQPSLDQMHKDLYRARAAALSMIPTSTGAAKAVGLVLPELKGKLDGFAMRVPTPNVSVVDLKFVAKRDTTKEEINAAIKAAADGPLKGILGYTLAPNVSIDFNHDPHSSVFHMDQTKVMEGKFVSILTWYDNEWGFSNRMSDTAVALSKLI encoded by the coding sequence ATGACAGTCAAAGTCGCCATCAATGGTTTCGGCCGCATCGGCCGCAACGTGCTTCGCGCCATCGTTGAATCCGGCCGCACGGATATCGAAGTCGTCGCGATCAACGACCTCGGCCCCGTCGAGACCAACGCCCACCTGCTGCGCTTCGACTCCATTCACGGCCGCTTCCCGGCCGACGTGAAGGTCGACGGCGACGCGATCGTCATCAACAGCGGCAAGCCGATCAAGGTGACGGCTATCCGCAACCCGGCCGAACTGCCGCACAAGGACCTCAGCGTCGACGTCGCGATGGAATGCACCGGCATCTTCACCGCGCGCGACAAGGCAGCCGCCCATCTCGAAGCCGGCGCCAAGCGCGTCATCGTCTCGGCACCGGCCGACGGCGCCGATCTCACCGTCGTCTACGGCGTCAACCACGACAAGCTGACCAAAGATCACCTGGTCATCTCCAACGCATCCTGCACGACCAACTGCCTCGCACCGGTCGCCAAGGTGCTGAACGACGCCATCGGCATCGATCACGGCATGATGACGACGATCCACTCCTACACGAACGACCAGCCGTCGCTCGACCAGATGCACAAGGACCTCTACCGCGCCCGTGCCGCGGCGCTGTCGATGATCCCGACCTCGACCGGTGCGGCCAAGGCCGTCGGCCTCGTCCTGCCGGAACTCAAGGGCAAGCTCGACGGTTTCGCAATGCGCGTGCCGACCCCGAACGTCTCGGTCGTCGACCTGAAGTTCGTCGCCAAGCGCGACACGACCAAGGAGGAGATCAACGCGGCGATCAAGGCAGCCGCCGACGGCCCCCTCAAGGGCATTCTCGGCTACACGCTTGCCCCGAACGTCTCGATCGACTTCAACCATGACCCGCATTCCTCCGTTTTCCACATGGACCAGACCAAGGTGATGGAAGGCAAGTTCGTGTCGATCCTCACCTGGTACGACAACGAATGGGGCTTCTCCAACCGCATGTCGGACACGGCGGTCGCCCTGAGCAAGCTCATCTAA
- a CDS encoding class I fructose-bisphosphate aldolase, protein MSERLEDIAVAMVANGRGLLAADESTATIKKRFDSIGLESTETSRRDYREMLLRSDEAMRNYISGVILYEETLFQKAADGTALVDVIKNAGSIPGIKVDTGAKPLPHFPNETVTEGLDGLAARLAKYYEAGARFAKWRGVIAISGTLPSFGAIKANAHALARYATLCQEAGIVPIVEPEVLMDGAPGDHSIERSEEVTEWVLRTVFEELGDLRVKLEGMILKPSMVIDGKKARKASVEDVAERTVKVLKRTVPAAVPGIAFLSGGQSTEEATAHLSAMNTAHDLPWKLTFSYGRALQQEALNAWNGKPENVAAGQRAFSHRAKMCSLAAKGSWKKDLEQAA, encoded by the coding sequence ATGAGCGAAAGACTGGAAGATATTGCGGTTGCCATGGTCGCCAACGGACGGGGCCTGCTCGCTGCCGACGAGTCGACCGCAACGATCAAGAAGCGCTTCGATAGCATTGGCCTCGAGTCCACCGAGACCTCGCGCCGCGACTATCGCGAGATGCTGCTGCGCTCGGATGAGGCGATGCGCAACTATATCTCCGGCGTCATTCTCTATGAGGAAACCCTGTTCCAGAAGGCCGCCGACGGCACCGCGCTCGTCGACGTCATCAAGAACGCCGGCTCGATCCCCGGCATCAAGGTCGACACCGGCGCAAAGCCCCTGCCGCATTTCCCTAATGAGACCGTCACCGAGGGCCTCGACGGCCTCGCCGCCCGCCTCGCCAAGTATTATGAAGCGGGCGCCCGCTTCGCCAAATGGCGTGGCGTCATCGCAATCTCCGGAACCCTGCCGAGCTTCGGCGCCATCAAGGCCAATGCCCATGCGCTTGCCCGCTATGCGACGCTCTGCCAGGAGGCCGGGATCGTCCCCATCGTCGAGCCGGAAGTGCTCATGGACGGCGCCCCCGGCGACCACTCGATCGAGCGTTCGGAAGAAGTAACCGAATGGGTACTTCGCACCGTCTTCGAGGAACTGGGCGACCTGCGTGTGAAGCTCGAAGGCATGATCCTGAAGCCGAGCATGGTGATCGACGGCAAGAAGGCCCGCAAGGCTTCGGTCGAAGACGTTGCCGAGCGCACCGTCAAGGTACTAAAGCGCACCGTGCCGGCCGCTGTCCCCGGAATCGCCTTCCTGTCCGGCGGCCAGTCGACGGAAGAGGCAACCGCGCATCTCTCGGCCATGAACACGGCGCACGACCTGCCCTGGAAGCTGACTTTCTCGTATGGCCGCGCCCTGCAGCAGGAAGCGCTCAACGCCTGGAACGGCAAGCCGGAGAACGTCGCCGCCGGCCAGCGCGCCTTCTCGCATCGCGCCAAGATGTGCAGCCTCGCCGCCAAGGGCAGCTGGAAGAAGGACCTCGAACAGGCCGCCTGA
- a CDS encoding putative glycolipid-binding domain-containing protein: protein MFRALSSTTVRWRPLEGEGLEHLTIRPLDASVGAAIRAESVLIGARGGAAYGVRYRIDCDAGWRVTSFFIGTADGRRLHLLSDGGGHWRTAEGVALPRFDGCIDIDLAGTPFTNTLPIRRLDLTRASGTVKLKMLYVPFDSFEPTVDGQHYTCIEEGKLYRYQAEDRSFTADLPLDEDGLVTDYPTLFQRLSLETN, encoded by the coding sequence ATGTTCCGGGCCCTTTCCTCAACGACGGTGCGCTGGCGTCCGCTCGAGGGGGAAGGGCTCGAACATCTGACGATCCGGCCTCTCGACGCATCGGTGGGCGCGGCAATCCGCGCCGAAAGCGTGCTGATCGGCGCGCGCGGCGGAGCCGCCTATGGCGTTCGCTACCGCATTGACTGCGACGCCGGCTGGCGTGTCACTTCCTTCTTCATCGGGACGGCGGACGGACGCCGGCTGCACCTGCTCTCCGACGGCGGCGGCCATTGGCGCACGGCGGAAGGCGTCGCCCTTCCCCGCTTCGACGGCTGCATCGACATCGATCTTGCCGGCACGCCCTTCACCAACACCCTGCCGATCCGCCGTCTGGACCTCACGCGGGCGTCGGGCACCGTAAAACTCAAGATGCTTTACGTGCCATTCGACAGCTTCGAGCCCACGGTCGATGGCCAGCACTATACCTGCATCGAGGAGGGCAAACTCTATCGCTACCAGGCGGAAGACCGCAGCTTCACCGCCGACCTGCCGCTGGACGAGGACGGCCTCGTCACCGACTATCCCACCCTTTTTCAGAGACTATCACTGGAGACGAACTGA